From one Gemmobacter sp. genomic stretch:
- the nusG gene encoding transcription termination/antitermination protein NusG → MMPAHRSFLSLSVGDAVALDRTTGAIVTPGPSRWYALRVAPQREDQAEAWLRLRGVYAFHPVLMRRVRRHGVVREIQRRYLPGYVFARFKGEPRAHLVLTCPFITGALSRADGSWGVLEPQKLAAIHAMRKVDADGRIASQVRAAQRRADAMARPGEPALFTGGAFAGTRCEVVELAADGGATVRMSLFGGEVLVSAQAADLVGLRKPS, encoded by the coding sequence ATGATGCCGGCCCATCGGTCGTTCCTGTCCTTGTCGGTCGGCGATGCCGTCGCCCTCGACCGCACCACGGGCGCCATCGTCACCCCCGGCCCGTCGCGCTGGTATGCCCTGCGCGTGGCCCCCCAGCGCGAGGATCAGGCCGAGGCCTGGCTGCGCCTGCGCGGGGTCTATGCGTTTCACCCGGTGCTGATGCGGCGGGTGCGGCGGCATGGCGTCGTGCGCGAGATCCAGCGCCGCTATCTGCCGGGCTATGTCTTTGCGCGCTTCAAGGGCGAGCCGCGCGCGCATCTGGTGCTGACCTGTCCGTTCATCACCGGGGCGCTGTCGCGCGCTGATGGCAGCTGGGGCGTGCTGGAGCCTCAGAAGCTGGCGGCCATCCACGCGATGCGCAAGGTTGATGCCGATGGGAGGATTGCCAGCCAAGTCAGGGCTGCGCAGCGCCGTGCTGACGCGATGGCGCGGCCGGGTGAGCCGGCGCTATTCACCGGCGGGGCATTTGCCGGGACGCGGTGTGAGGTGGTCGAACTGGCCGCAGATGGCGGCGCCACTGTGCGAATGAGCCTGTTCGGGGGCGAGGTGCTGGTATCGGCCCAGGCTGCCGATCTGGTGGGGCTGCGCAAGCCGTCTTGA